From Cherax quadricarinatus isolate ZL_2023a chromosome 64, ASM3850222v1, whole genome shotgun sequence, one genomic window encodes:
- the LOC128700080 gene encoding COX assembly mitochondrial protein homolog yields MEEEKKHFRNRGPHGLGDPDDKSLRKVEIEVCIPKKMRDIARSEKCATEVEEFTKCCKDSSFSMVVKCRPQNTALWDCLTKWYNDEGFKEHCKNIYLEERSEYRRTGLSSKERGRLPTTGF; encoded by the exons atggaAGAGGAGAAAAAGCATTTTCGAAATAGAGGACCCCATGGTTTAG GTGATCCTGATGATAAGTCATTACGGAAAGTTGAAATTGAAGTTTGCATACCAAAAAAAATGCGTGATATTGCACGAAGTGAGAAATGTGCAACGGAAGTTGAAG AATTTACAAAGTGCTGCAAGGATTCAAGCTTTTCAATGGTAGTCAAATGTCGACCACAAAATACTGCCCTCTGGGACTGCCTCACCAAGTGGTACAATGATGAGGGGTTTAAG GAGCACTGCAAAAACATCTATCTAGAAGAACGCAGTGAATACCGAAGAACAGGATTGTCAAGTAAAGAGAGAGGAAGGCTGCCCACCACAGGCTTCTAG